A window of the Henckelia pumila isolate YLH828 chromosome 3, ASM3356847v2, whole genome shotgun sequence genome harbors these coding sequences:
- the LOC140893499 gene encoding receptor-like serine/threonine-protein kinase SD1-8 encodes MKLGWDSKSGGERVLTSWRTPIDPSDGEFVFRIESIESPQLLLEKQKIRQSRWGPWNGHRFSGAYFKKSDHVFRPVYHSSPEEVSLKFETTDESVLLRLVVNQIGVIQFLKWENGSQIWVPVMTLNQDICDTYGSCGPYGVCYRNNAQRCRCLKGFSANMSNDRPLIDPMNECRRKLALKCNNDDGFVKRRELKLPDKFTVWQGLSPQQCGGYCLKECSCMAYTNIDIYGNGSKCVVWLDKLLDIGYSAHGGDALYIRVARGELESISSAKRHRLYTAIAILLLSAFLWTAALCAKYFTFDYERTTKTATVNRRSSQVQDGQDMQFFSINTISAATNNFSQAKKIGAGGFGPVYQGELPNGQRIAVKRLSEFSRQGDEEFQNELSMTAGLQHRNLVKLLGCCTEGDERILVYEYMPNKSLDKFIFDRVARRLLSWEKSFEILKGIAKGLSHLHSGAEVRIIHRDLKVSNILLDDEMNPKISDFGLARNVEAETEEITRRVTGTYGYMSPEYMMTGSYSTKSDVFSFGVLVLEVVSGRRNWGFRHPDHDFNLLGHAWKLWTQGKALELMDPVLLEESFREKDVTRCIQVGLLCVQCHSGGRPAMPDVVSMLQNDDAIPMEPREPGFYGLKSSRELKSSLARGNQETCNGLTITTLTGRS; translated from the exons ATGAAGCTTGGGTGGGACTCAAAATCCGGCGGGGAACGTGTTCTAACATCATGGAGGACACCGATAGATCCATCAGACGGCGAGTTCGTGTTCAGAATTGAATCGATTGAATCGCCTCAGTTGTTACTTGAAAAGCAAAAGATCAGACAATCCAGGTGGGGTCCCTGGAATGGACATCGATTTAGTGGCGCCTATTTTAAGAAGAGTGACCATGTATTCAGGCCTGTTTATCATTCTAGTCCTGAAGAGGTTTCTTTAAAATTCGAGACAACGGATGAATCGGTTTTGCTGAGATTGGTGGTGAATCAAATCGGAGTAATACAGTTTCTGAAATGGGAAAATGGATCACAAATTTGGGTTCCAGTAATGActttgaatcaagatatctgtGACACGTATGGCTCATGTGGACCTTATGGAGTTTGTTACCGAAATAATGCGCAAAGGTGCAGGTGTCTGAAGGGATTTTCAGCCAATATGTCCAACGACAGGCCCTTGATTGATCCCATGAATGAATGCAGGAGAAAACTCGCCCTGAAATGTAACAACGACGATGGTTTTGTGAAGCGCAGAGAACTGAAATTGCCTGATAAGTTTACTGTCTGGCAGGGCTTGAGCCCTCAGCAGTGTGGGGGTTACTGCTTAAAGGAGTGTTCTTGTATGGCCTACACGAACATAGATATATATGGAAACGGTAGTAAATGCGTTGTGTGGCTTGATAAATTGCTTGATATCGGATATTCTGCCCATGGAGGAGATGCACTTTATATTCGTGTGGCACGTGGCGAACTAG AGTCGATTTCTTCTGCCAAGAGGCACAGATTATACACGGCAattgccatccttcttctttcaGCATTTTTGTGGACAGCAGCCTTGTGCGCCAAGTACTTTACATTCGATTATGAAAGAACAACGAAAACAG CCACGGTGAACAGGCGATCGTCACAAGTTCAAGATGGACAAGACATGCAATTCTTTAGCATAAACACGATTTCTGCTGCTACCAACAATTTTTCTCAAGCTAAAAAGATTGGGGCAGGTGGTTTTGGTCCTGTGTATCAG GGTGAATTACCAAACGGGCAGCGGATAGCAGTGAAGAGGCTGTCTGAATTTTCTAGGCAAGGGGATGAGGAGTTTCAGAACGAATTAAGCATGACCGCGGGGCTTCAGCACCGTAATCTAGTTAAGCTCTTAGGGTGCTGCACTGAAGGAGATGAGAGAATACTGGTGTACGAGTACATGCCGAATAAAAGCCTCGACAAATTCATATTTG ATCGTGTTGCTAGAAGACTTCTCTCATGGGAAAAAAGCTTCGAGATTCTTAAAGGAATTGCTAAGGGATTAAGCCATCTGCATTCTGGTGCAGAAGTGAGAATAATTCACAGGGACTTGAAGGTGAGCAACATCTTGCTGGATGATGAAATGAACCCGAAAATCTCGGACTTTGGTTTAGCAAGAAATGTGGAAGCTGAAACAGAGGAGATCACGAGACGAGTAACTGGAACATA TGGATATATGTcaccagagtacatgatgacgGGCAGTTACTCGACAAAATCAGACGTTTTCAGCTTCGGAGTTCTAGTACTAGAAGTCGTGAGTGGCCGGAGGAACTGGGGATTCCGCCACCCTGATCATGATTTTAACCTTCTGGGACAC GCCTGGAAACTATGGACTCAGGGAAAAGCTCTGGAACTGATGGATCCAGTACTCCTGGAAGAATCCTTCCGGGAAAAGGATGTCACGCGATGCATTCAAGTCGGTCTTTTGTGCGTCCAGTGTCACTCGGGGGGAAGACCAGCGATGCCGGACGTGGTTTCCATGTTGCAGAACGACGATGCAATACCGATGGAGCCTCGGGAGCCTGGATTCTACGGCCTGAAATCGTCCAGAGAGCTGAAATCTTCTTTAGCTAGAGGGAATCAAGAAACTTGTAATGGATTAACTATTACAACATTGACAGGGAGATCATaa